Proteins encoded by one window of Flagellimonas lutaonensis:
- a CDS encoding SAM hydrolase/SAM-dependent halogenase family protein, with protein sequence MPIITLTTDFGHKDHFVAALKGTILGALDEVDIVDISHGISPFNIQECAYVLKNAYQHFPKGSIHIVGVDSEKSPENEHLVVVLDGHYFVSANNGVMSLIASDSELEKVVEINLPNAETDSFPELKVFAQVACHLARGGKLEVVSKPFENFKKLKDFEPRVTNEGRTIVGNVIYIDNYGNVVTNIKKALFEAYRNGRDFEIIARTNKIRNIYNNYNGIINYGLDKNQRKGPGDALALFNASGYIELAIYKSDLKTVGGASTLLGLGYRDMITINFI encoded by the coding sequence ATGCCAATTATAACCCTGACCACAGATTTCGGTCATAAAGATCACTTTGTTGCTGCCTTGAAGGGAACAATATTAGGTGCCCTTGACGAAGTTGACATCGTTGATATCTCGCATGGCATATCACCTTTCAATATCCAAGAATGTGCCTATGTGCTCAAGAACGCCTACCAACATTTTCCAAAAGGGAGTATCCATATAGTGGGTGTCGATTCGGAGAAATCACCAGAAAACGAACATTTGGTGGTGGTACTCGATGGACATTATTTTGTAAGTGCCAACAATGGTGTCATGTCATTGATTGCTTCAGATTCTGAACTTGAGAAAGTTGTCGAGATCAATTTGCCGAACGCTGAAACAGATTCCTTCCCTGAACTAAAGGTTTTTGCCCAAGTGGCCTGCCACTTGGCTAGGGGCGGAAAACTCGAAGTGGTCAGTAAACCGTTCGAAAACTTTAAAAAACTCAAAGATTTTGAGCCCCGGGTCACCAACGAGGGCAGAACCATCGTTGGCAATGTCATCTATATCGACAATTACGGAAACGTGGTCACCAACATAAAAAAGGCCCTTTTCGAGGCCTATAGAAATGGTCGAGACTTTGAGATCATAGCCCGCACCAACAAGATTCGCAATATATATAACAACTACAACGGCATTATCAATTATGGGTTGGACAAGAACCAACGAAAAGGCCCCGGCGATGCCCTTGCCCTGTTCAACGCATCGGGCTACATAGAGCTGGCCATTTACAAAAGCGATCTGAAAACGGTTGGCGGTGCCTCGACCCTGCTCGGCCTGGGCTATCGTGATATGATAACCATTAATTTTATATAA
- the gldG gene encoding gliding motility-associated ABC transporter substrate-binding protein GldG translates to MLAIFKREVSSFFASPIGYLIIGLFLLLSGLFLWVFKGSFNIFDNGFADLSSFFLLAPWVFLFLIPAITMKGFSEEKKLGTLELLLIKPISIGQVVLGKFWGALILSVIAVVPTIIYVFAISALGTTEGNYDAGIVAGSYFGLFFLMAAYTAIGLFASSLSDNQIVAFIVGIVLSFFVFYGFEALATLTTDGNLQENIKALGAKAHFESIARGIIDTRDIIYFLTLALFFLYLSQEVIKHGLKPKHIGLALLKGLPLLLAINMLGSLTHKRFDLTEDQRYTLSEPAIAVANKFDAPVIVDILLDGNIPAEFARLRTETVLLLEQFADKNQNIKYTLVDPLEDISMQEETLKELQRIGLTPASVTIEEDGKVSQELVFPWAMANYNNQTVKVPLLKNKLGSSSEERINNSVQQLEYAFADAFAKLGIEQKKKVAVIKGNGELGDPYIADFLTTIRDYYNIGAITLDSVSSNPQNVFDQLKNYDLALIAKPTEPFSDEEKYVMDQFVVNGGKTMWLIDQVAIELDSLFNEQGSNVALLRDLKLNDFFFRYGVRVNPELVNDMYNTPIVLATGEGNDSQYNPLPWVYHPMVFSRNDHPINKNIEALRLQFANTLDTLSNNNKKTILLRSSPLSRAEGVPKPISLDIINRPPDRTQYEGKGNLPLAVLIEGKFNSAFTNRIKPIALEGAQEKGGENKMLVVADGDIIKNQLRNGRPLELGYDKWTNSSYGNKEFLLNSLNYLLDDSGLINIRNKEVSIPLLDPQKVVAQKNKWQLIAIGLPLLATLLFGWLFTFTRKRKYSA, encoded by the coding sequence ATGCTGGCCATTTTTAAAAGAGAGGTTTCATCTTTTTTTGCGTCGCCTATCGGGTATTTGATCATCGGCCTTTTTTTGTTGCTGAGCGGACTCTTTTTATGGGTGTTCAAAGGCAGCTTCAATATTTTCGATAACGGATTTGCCGATTTGAGCAGCTTTTTTTTATTGGCTCCCTGGGTCTTCCTCTTTTTGATTCCAGCGATAACCATGAAAGGGTTCTCGGAGGAAAAAAAACTGGGCACCCTTGAGCTCTTGCTCATTAAACCAATCTCCATTGGCCAGGTCGTACTCGGAAAATTTTGGGGAGCCCTTATCCTCAGTGTCATTGCGGTAGTACCCACCATAATCTATGTTTTTGCCATCTCAGCGCTAGGTACCACCGAAGGAAATTACGATGCTGGCATTGTAGCGGGATCCTACTTTGGCCTGTTTTTTTTAATGGCCGCCTATACGGCAATAGGTCTGTTCGCCTCGTCTCTATCTGATAACCAAATTGTCGCCTTTATAGTGGGCATTGTGCTTAGTTTCTTTGTTTTCTACGGATTTGAAGCACTGGCCACCCTTACCACAGACGGGAACTTGCAAGAAAACATTAAAGCGCTCGGGGCAAAGGCCCATTTTGAAAGCATTGCTCGGGGCATCATCGACACCCGCGATATTATTTACTTTTTAACGCTGGCCCTCTTTTTTCTTTACCTTAGCCAAGAGGTCATCAAACACGGGCTGAAACCCAAGCACATAGGGCTGGCTCTCTTAAAGGGGCTTCCGTTGTTATTGGCAATCAATATGCTTGGGTCGTTAACCCACAAACGTTTTGACCTAACCGAAGACCAACGCTACACCCTGTCGGAGCCTGCCATTGCAGTGGCCAATAAATTTGACGCTCCCGTAATTGTCGACATATTGTTGGATGGCAATATTCCCGCTGAGTTTGCAAGGCTGAGAACCGAAACAGTGTTGTTGTTAGAGCAGTTCGCCGATAAAAATCAGAATATAAAATATACACTGGTCGACCCCTTGGAGGATATCTCTATGCAGGAAGAGACATTAAAGGAATTGCAGCGCATAGGCCTTACCCCTGCTTCGGTAACCATCGAAGAAGATGGAAAGGTGTCACAAGAGCTGGTCTTTCCGTGGGCCATGGCAAATTACAACAACCAAACGGTGAAAGTGCCATTGCTGAAGAACAAACTCGGAAGCTCGTCCGAGGAGCGCATCAACAACTCGGTACAGCAATTGGAATATGCTTTTGCAGATGCGTTTGCCAAACTGGGCATAGAACAGAAAAAAAAGGTTGCGGTCATAAAGGGCAATGGCGAGTTGGGCGACCCATATATCGCCGATTTTCTGACCACCATTCGTGATTATTACAACATCGGGGCCATTACGTTGGATTCCGTTTCAAGCAATCCCCAAAATGTCTTTGACCAGCTCAAAAACTATGATTTGGCACTCATCGCCAAACCTACAGAGCCCTTTAGCGATGAAGAAAAATATGTAATGGACCAATTTGTGGTCAACGGGGGCAAGACCATGTGGCTTATTGACCAAGTTGCCATTGAACTTGACAGTCTTTTTAATGAACAGGGCAGCAATGTTGCTTTGTTGCGCGACTTAAAATTGAACGACTTTTTTTTCCGGTACGGGGTACGGGTAAATCCTGAGTTGGTGAACGATATGTACAATACGCCGATTGTGTTGGCCACAGGAGAAGGCAACGACTCACAGTACAACCCGCTTCCCTGGGTGTACCATCCAATGGTGTTTTCAAGAAACGACCATCCTATCAACAAAAACATAGAAGCGTTGCGGTTGCAGTTTGCCAATACCCTTGACACGCTCTCAAATAACAACAAGAAAACCATTCTATTACGGTCCTCACCCCTATCCAGGGCCGAGGGGGTGCCAAAACCAATAAGTCTGGATATCATCAACCGACCGCCTGACCGTACCCAATACGAGGGCAAGGGCAACCTGCCGCTTGCCGTGCTGATCGAAGGAAAGTTCAATTCGGCCTTTACCAACCGTATTAAACCCATCGCTTTGGAAGGTGCACAGGAAAAAGGCGGTGAAAACAAGATGCTGGTCGTGGCCGATGGTGACATTATCAAGAACCAACTCAGAAACGGACGGCCTTTGGAACTGGGCTATGACAAGTGGACCAATAGCTCGTATGGCAACAAAGAGTTTTTGCTAAATAGCCTGAATTACCTCTTGGATGATTCTGGACTTATAAACATTCGAAACAAAGAAGTTTCGATTCCGCTGCTCGACCCACAAAAGGTAGTCGCCCAGAAAAACAAGTGGCAGTTGATTGCCATTGGACTTCCCCTGTTGGCAACCTTACTTTTTGGTTGGCTTTTCACCTTTACAAGAAAGCGGAAGTATTCGGCCTAA
- a CDS encoding PhoH family protein has product MNELIIELTEISPREFFGQRNENIELLKKYFPKLKIVARGNKIKVYGDEELLEEFDRRFDMLTERFAKYNKLDENMIERVLTSNGKEDYEGSGNSGDVLVHGVSGRLIKAQTVNQRRLVDACSKNDMVFAIGPAGTGKTYTGVALAVKALKEKQVRRIILTRPAVEAGENLGFLPGDLKEKLDPYMQPLYDALRDMIPGEKLMKYIEDGTIQIAPMAFMRGRTLDNAFVILDEAQNTTHAQMKMFLTRMGKNAKFLLTGDPGQIDLPRRVISGLKEALLILKNVKGIEIIHLDDKDVIRHGLVKKIISAYKTIEHQN; this is encoded by the coding sequence TTGAACGAACTTATAATTGAACTTACCGAAATAAGCCCTAGGGAATTTTTTGGGCAGCGCAATGAAAACATAGAATTGCTCAAGAAATACTTTCCGAAACTGAAGATAGTTGCGAGGGGCAACAAAATCAAGGTATACGGTGACGAAGAGCTCTTGGAGGAGTTCGACCGTCGATTCGATATGCTTACCGAGCGCTTTGCCAAGTACAACAAACTTGACGAGAACATGATCGAACGCGTTTTGACAAGCAACGGCAAAGAAGACTATGAAGGGTCTGGCAATAGTGGCGATGTGCTGGTACACGGTGTGAGCGGCCGCTTGATCAAGGCCCAGACCGTTAACCAACGTAGGCTGGTTGATGCCTGTTCAAAGAACGATATGGTTTTTGCCATTGGGCCGGCCGGTACCGGTAAAACCTATACAGGGGTCGCTTTGGCCGTGAAGGCCTTAAAAGAAAAGCAGGTAAGAAGAATCATTTTGACGCGCCCAGCTGTGGAGGCCGGTGAAAATTTGGGATTTCTACCAGGAGACCTAAAGGAAAAACTAGATCCCTACATGCAACCACTTTATGATGCGCTGCGCGATATGATCCCCGGTGAAAAGTTGATGAAGTACATCGAAGACGGCACTATACAGATTGCCCCCATGGCCTTTATGCGCGGCCGTACGCTCGACAACGCTTTCGTAATTTTGGACGAGGCCCAGAACACCACACATGCCCAGATGAAAATGTTCTTGACCCGAATGGGTAAAAATGCCAAATTCTTGTTGACGGGCGACCCTGGGCAGATTGATTTGCCGCGTAGGGTCATTTCGGGGCTCAAAGAAGCATTACTCATCTTAAAAAATGTAAAGGGCATTGAAATCATCCACTTAGATGATAAAGATGTTATTCGCCACGGGCTCGTCAAAAAAATCATTTCGGCCTACAAAACCATTGAACACCAAAACTAA
- a CDS encoding putative quinol monooxygenase, whose translation MLVRIVKLTFKSENIASFERIFENTKEGIRNFEGCSFLALYRDVDNQNVFYTQSHWSNEQALQAYRNSEFFKTVWAKTKQLFDAKPEAYSMTPIKTVN comes from the coding sequence ATGCTGGTACGGATAGTAAAACTGACCTTCAAAAGCGAAAATATTGCTAGTTTTGAACGCATTTTTGAAAATACCAAAGAGGGCATCAGAAATTTTGAGGGATGTTCATTTTTGGCGTTGTACCGCGATGTTGACAATCAGAACGTTTTTTATACCCAATCACATTGGAGCAACGAACAGGCGTTGCAGGCCTATCGAAATTCTGAATTCTTTAAAACAGTTTGGGCCAAGACCAAACAGCTGTTCGATGCAAAACCAGAAGCCTATAGCATGACACCAATAAAAACCGTTAACTGA